AATTCTCCTTTTACATACTCAGAATATACGTCATACAATTCACGGTCAGGATATATGGTATTATCGATTGGAAATGAAGTATCTATATTTTCAAAAAATGAATTAAAAAAATAAAAAGCTTCGTAATCACAAAAGCTAATTTCATTGATATTGGAGTTTATGAATTCAGCATTGGTGATATTATTTCTATCTGCTATTTTTTTTGATAGTTTAGTGAGCGATGCTCTTTGTTCAACACCATAAAAAAAACCGTTTGTGGAAACTGCTCCTACGAGACAAAATTTTCCTGCACCTGCTCCAATATCAAGAACTTTCTTACCGGGTTTATCCACAAGATATTCTGAGGCTAATCTGGCAATAGCAACAGGAGTCCAATGCCTGCTGGATACTGCTTTTATTCTATCAGGATATAATTCATTAAAAACATCATCCTTTACATCAATATTCTTTCTAAGCTGTTTAAAAATCATTTTGTAAATCGTATATAGTCTTCATGGGTTAAAAATTTATCTGTAGAGATATCCATTGAAAAAACCATCAACCAACAATTATAGGGATCAATATTGATATGAGAAGGTTTTATATTTAATCTTTGGTTAACTTCTATAATATGACAGTCGCATGGAGCTGTAAGCT
This Chryseobacterium sp. G0162 DNA region includes the following protein-coding sequences:
- a CDS encoding methyltransferase domain-containing protein encodes the protein MIFKQLRKNIDVKDDVFNELYPDRIKAVSSRHWTPVAIARLASEYLVDKPGKKVLDIGAGAGKFCLVGAVSTNGFFYGVEQRASLTKLSKKIADRNNITNAEFINSNINEISFCDYEAFYFFNSFFENIDTSFPIDNTIYPDRELYDVYSEYVKGELDKTPIGTRLVTYWSKWDEIPGSFDLVDSDCNGLLSFWQKVH